One Alphaproteobacteria bacterium genomic window carries:
- a CDS encoding metal ABC transporter permease, whose product MLDVFTAPLEYAYFRSALAACISLSLSFTSLGGYIVLRRMSLMGDALSHSALPGVAIGYAVAGLSLPAMSIGGFLAGLVVALVSGYVSRSTILKEDATLVSFYLIALALGVLIVTKTGSNIDLMHIMLGNPLAVDQHALIFIGTVSSLTLVLLAIIYRPLTLECFDPEFMRSLGWRGGRYYAIFIVLVVANLISAIHALGTLMALGLMMLPAVAARFWVHHLGRYLMLGSLLSVFASIGGLYLSHWFSLPTGAAIITMAGLTYVVSLVIHMQRRLYA is encoded by the coding sequence ATGCTTGATGTTTTTACAGCACCTCTTGAATATGCCTACTTTCGTAGTGCCTTAGCGGCCTGCATTTCTTTGTCTTTGAGTTTTACATCCCTTGGTGGCTATATAGTGTTGCGACGGATGAGTTTAATGGGTGATGCTTTATCGCACTCAGCGCTTCCGGGGGTTGCGATTGGCTATGCTGTTGCTGGTCTTTCTTTGCCTGCGATGAGCATAGGCGGTTTTTTGGCAGGGTTGGTTGTGGCTCTTGTATCTGGATATGTATCGCGCTCCACAATTTTGAAGGAAGATGCAACGCTTGTATCATTCTACCTTATTGCGCTTGCATTAGGTGTTCTGATTGTAACAAAAACAGGCAGTAACATTGATCTTATGCACATTATGCTTGGAAATCCATTGGCTGTTGATCAGCATGCCTTAATTTTTATTGGAACAGTCTCAAGCCTAACCTTGGTATTGCTTGCTATTATTTATCGCCCCCTGACACTTGAGTGCTTTGATCCAGAATTTATGCGGTCGCTAGGATGGAGGGGTGGTCGATATTATGCCATTTTTATTGTTCTGGTCGTGGCCAATCTTATTTCGGCAATTCATGCGTTGGGGACGCTTATGGCTTTGGGGTTGATGATGTTGCCTGCTGTGGCTGCTCGCTTTTGGGTTCACCATCTTGGGCGCTACTTGATGTTAGGAAGTCTCTTAAGCGTTTTTGCTTCTATTGGAGGGCTCTACTTATCGCATTGGTTTTCTTTGCCTACCGGAGCTGCCATTATCACCATGGCGGGATTGACATATGTGGTATCGTTAGTAATTCATATGCAACGAAGGCTCTATGCGTAA